From Longimicrobium sp., one genomic window encodes:
- a CDS encoding NUDIX domain-containing protein, translated as MEEREGQGRGVPEWALRYDAGEYPHYAVTGDAVALALEWRGGAASLRALVVVRGSEPFRGLDAWPGGFLEWDADPTTRETALRELHEETGVEEPDYLEPLGSYTQDGRDPRQYAGHPDPATGEWVRTGARVATNAYLMLLPRPAGLVTQQEEVTGAEWADVYQYLPWEDLREEKGRRAAREVLGALGDWADRAGADARERIDYAYGFGMREWNEERVAERRRLLFDAGLLAEARRDRWGRPLGDAGGFGREMAFDHRRILGDALARLRGKIKYIPAALKALAGDEFTLDELQAACEAISGRPLHRANFRRAVAETKGERNTRTPRIVVGTGKRRPRAPGEPGVAPELFRFRPGIVRARLDPSLRLPFLPLEPTDGDEA; from the coding sequence GTGGAGGAGCGCGAAGGGCAGGGCAGAGGCGTTCCCGAGTGGGCGCTGCGCTACGACGCGGGCGAGTATCCGCACTACGCCGTCACCGGCGACGCGGTGGCGCTGGCGCTGGAGTGGCGCGGCGGCGCGGCCTCGCTGCGCGCGCTCGTGGTGGTGCGCGGGAGCGAGCCGTTCCGTGGGCTCGACGCCTGGCCCGGCGGCTTCCTGGAGTGGGACGCCGATCCCACGACGCGCGAGACCGCGCTCCGCGAGCTGCACGAGGAGACGGGGGTGGAGGAGCCCGACTATCTCGAGCCGCTCGGCAGCTACACCCAGGACGGGCGCGATCCCCGCCAGTACGCCGGCCATCCCGACCCGGCCACGGGGGAGTGGGTCCGCACCGGCGCGCGCGTCGCCACCAACGCGTATCTCATGCTCCTGCCGCGCCCCGCGGGCCTCGTCACCCAGCAGGAGGAGGTCACGGGCGCGGAGTGGGCGGACGTCTACCAGTATCTCCCCTGGGAAGATCTCCGCGAGGAAAAGGGCCGCCGCGCCGCGCGCGAGGTGCTCGGGGCGCTGGGAGATTGGGCGGACCGCGCGGGGGCCGACGCGCGCGAGCGCATCGACTACGCGTACGGCTTCGGGATGCGCGAGTGGAACGAGGAGCGCGTGGCCGAGCGCCGGCGCCTTCTCTTCGACGCCGGGCTCCTGGCCGAGGCGCGGCGCGACCGGTGGGGGCGGCCGCTCGGCGACGCCGGCGGCTTCGGGCGGGAGATGGCCTTCGACCACCGCCGCATCCTGGGCGACGCGCTGGCGCGGCTGCGCGGCAAGATCAAGTACATCCCCGCCGCCCTGAAGGCGCTGGCGGGCGACGAGTTCACTCTCGACGAGCTGCAGGCCGCCTGCGAGGCCATCTCCGGACGCCCGCTGCACCGCGCCAACTTCCGCCGCGCCGTGGCGGAGACCAAGGGCGAGCGCAACACGCGCACGCCGCGCATCGTCGTGGGGACGGGGAAGCGACGCCCTCGCGCGCCGGGCGAGCCGGGGGTGGCGCCCGAGCTCTTCCGCTTCCGCCCGGGGATCGTGCGCGCGCGGCTCGATCCCTCGCTCCGCCTCCCCTTCCTCCCGCTCGAGCCGACGGACGGAGACGAAGCTTGA
- a CDS encoding cysteine hydrolase family protein produces MTDRIARVGWVVDAQNDFLLPPEQSGRLYVHNLFDDGKDPGATQIMPALRRAVEWMRAECDAVVFTGDWHSYDDEEIDTVAPDATKGTYPPHCMGLSPDAAEREGAQIHPSIRPAGALVLERGTSEDDAREVARRAVAERRPVFIHKNRFDVFTGNPASDAFLRELAARLGGAIEIYVAGVARDVCVKNAVEGMLDPLRGYPVTVVTDATWGLGLEDEAESLARWTKQGAALLTTRGLELRSHPRAA; encoded by the coding sequence ATGACGGATAGAATCGCGCGCGTCGGATGGGTGGTGGACGCGCAGAACGACTTCCTGCTGCCGCCGGAGCAGAGCGGCCGCCTGTACGTGCACAACCTCTTCGACGACGGGAAGGATCCCGGCGCGACGCAGATCATGCCCGCGCTGCGGCGCGCCGTGGAGTGGATGCGCGCCGAGTGCGACGCCGTCGTCTTCACCGGCGACTGGCATTCGTACGACGACGAGGAAATCGACACCGTCGCCCCCGACGCCACGAAGGGCACCTATCCGCCGCACTGCATGGGCCTGTCGCCCGACGCGGCGGAGCGCGAGGGGGCCCAGATCCACCCGTCGATCCGTCCCGCCGGCGCGCTGGTGCTGGAGCGCGGCACCTCCGAGGACGACGCGCGGGAGGTCGCGCGCCGCGCGGTGGCGGAGCGGCGGCCGGTGTTCATCCACAAGAACCGCTTCGACGTCTTCACCGGCAACCCCGCGAGCGACGCCTTCCTCCGCGAGCTGGCGGCTCGGCTCGGCGGGGCGATCGAGATCTACGTGGCCGGCGTGGCGCGCGACGTGTGCGTGAAGAACGCGGTGGAGGGGATGCTGGACCCGCTGCGCGGCTACCCCGTCACCGTCGTCACCGACGCCACGTGGGGGCTGGGGCTGGAGGACGAGGCCGAGAGCTTGGCGCGCTGGACGAAGCAGGGCGCCGCGCTGCTCACCACGCGCGGCCTCGAGCTGCGCTCGCATCCCCGCGCCGCCTGA